ACCGCTGACAATATCATAACCCTGTTCTATTTTCTTCAGCAGCAGTGGAATATCCGAAGGATCATTTTGCAAATCTGCGTCCATTGTAACGATAAACTCACCTTCGGCATATTCGAATCCGGCTACCATTGCACTTGTCTGACCATAGTTGCGTCTGAATTTTATTGCCTTGAGCTGCGGTATACCCACCTTTAACCTTTCAATAACATTCCAGGTATTATCCTCCGACCCATCATCCACAAAAATTATTTCATAAGAAAAATAAAAATCTTTTGCGGCATCCAGAATAGCAGCCAACAGGCTCTCAACCGATTCCTCTTCATTATATATTGGGACAACAATGCTTAAATATATCGTCATGTCGTTTTCATATCTACTGGCTGAATGTTGCATCATTTAATGGATTCCATCATTTTTAAATCATCCCAACCTGACGTTTGGATAATTTAACCGCATTAAAAGATTCCGGACCTGAGTTCCGGACTGAAGATACAGCTCCGCTTCCTCAGTTACATAATTCTTTCTGACTGATGAACTGTATTATTTCAGAAACTGTGCTCTTTTGATAAAAAGGGAAAAAGTAAATTATATCTTATTTCCATTCATCAAATTTGAATTACCCTGAAGTGAATCTTAAAAACGGCTGAAATATGGAAATGAGGATGAGTGTATGAAACAAACCTGAATAAAGTTTGTTAATTCGCTTCCCGGATATTTAAGGAATGCGATTATCCATCCAAAAAAAGAATGGTTTTTCTATCTCAAAGAAAGCGAAGATTTTAACCCGGAAAATGCGTAACGTATTTTGAGGATTAAAATCTGAGCAGAGATTAGAGATTATGGGTAATAGACTGTTGATGGACACAAGCTATGATCCATTTTTACAACACTACAGGCGATAAGTTAATCAGGGATTCCCTTGTTCATGGCATCTAAAAACCTGATATTAACAAGTTACTATTCAATATTCATACGTATTATAGAACGGCATCCTGTGCATTAATTAAAGGATACATCAGTCGATTTAATTATGGGGGCTCGGCCATAACTTCGGCCATATTTCCGTACATGTCGCTTCGGAGTCCCGCCCGTTCCCGGCTTCTCCAGCGTGATCCGGGGAAAAGATGCCGGGAATGGGCGGGACGGAGGCCGCGACGACGTGGCCAAAGATATGATCGAGTTTGATTATGGAATGAGGCAACAAGAAATATACCCCACAGGTTTTCTGCCTGTAGCTGTAGCACCCGATGGATCTGTTATTTTTATTTCACCCGGCATGATTGTATTTTAAAGACAAAACGACAGGCAGCAAGTCTCACCAGGGATGATAATAATTTCTGGTCTTATGAGGGGGGAATATAATCTCTAAAGCTATAATGGTATGAAGTTGTTACCAGTTGATCGATCTTTGATATGTGTTGCTCGGTCAACTCAATAAATTTCAACCCGCGTCTTCTTGCAATTTTAGTATTGAAATAACAGTCCGAATCCATTTCGAAATCCGAAATATTCTCATACGGTATTTGAGACAGCCATACGTTATTTTCCCGAAAAACAATATCCAGTTCAAACGATTCAGACAAAGGTTCTCCGTTTGGAAGATATCGAAACGATAAGCCACCTCTGCTGATTTCCAGCAACGTGCCTAATTTTTCTCCGGTTTTGCATTTTACAACAAAAAATTCCCCTTCGGGTACGTAGTACCGATGATTTTCTCTTCTATCACTGGCTTCGTTTTTTTTTATTATGTTCATA
This sequence is a window from Desulfobacterales bacterium. Protein-coding genes within it:
- a CDS encoding PilZ domain-containing protein; the encoded protein is MNIIKKNEASDRRENHRYYVPEGEFFVVKCKTGEKLGTLLEISRGGLSFRYLPNGEPLSESFELDIVFRENNVWLSQIPYENISDFEMDSDCYFNTKIARRRGLKFIELTEQHISKIDQLVTTSYHYSFRDYIPPS